The following proteins are encoded in a genomic region of Longimicrobiales bacterium:
- a CDS encoding DUF1592 domain-containing protein, which translates to MKSLVLTSAALGMSLMLVGEITVSSTPILVTDAIPHLGVAAAVDPNDIVTETCVRCHSDSRLRGNLSLEGFDIAEAADNAEVIERMIRKVRAGMMPPPGVRAPEGDTLMKFVQQLEDVMDAEARRNPNSGSRTFQRLNRPEFEQAISDLLNIEVNAGDWLPLDQMSANFDNIADVQALSPLLLEAYLNAAADISRMAVGDRDAPSINVNYKISQYRSQHPWDHVEGAPYGTRGGVVIEHVFPADGMYSLGMTFSSGGNTRFEDIDISIDGDRVALMAFHRGVVAADNRGGGAMWTEPIFIRAGQQSISAAFIRRSDGPYEDLIRPHDWSMAGGGSGGAGVTTLPHLQDLMVGGPSDVMGLSDTSSRSKIFICRPTAPSEEEACARDIVENLATRAYRRTATSGELDGLMTFYESGLSRGGFERGVREALEAVLASPLFVLRLERQPGNVDPGETYELGDIELASRLSFFLWGTPPDDELLRIAREGDLTKDKELKAQTRRMLADPKSEALGTRFASQWLRLQDLYKVRPDPNFFPNFDETLADAMRDESLIFFNHLVREDRDALELFTANYTFVNERLANHYGMEGVAGRQFRQVEYTDGVRAGLLGHGSVLVLTSLANRTSPVLRGKWVMEVLMGTPPPPPPPGVPDLEDTEGTVEGQRLTTRERMEMHRSNPTCNACHRFMDPIGLALDNFDVTGQWRLRENGMALDTRGEFYDGTAITTPKEVANALLSRPVPLMRSLTENLMAYGLARRVQYFDQPTIRTIVADAEKNGQYKMQSLILGVVTSDAFRMKQAAEAVVTEAGH; encoded by the coding sequence ATGAAGTCACTTGTTTTGACATCCGCTGCACTTGGCATGTCGCTCATGCTGGTGGGCGAGATCACAGTTTCGAGCACCCCCATCCTTGTGACGGATGCGATCCCCCATTTAGGGGTGGCCGCCGCAGTCGATCCGAACGACATCGTTACGGAGACGTGTGTCCGGTGCCATAGTGATTCTCGGCTCCGCGGGAATCTTTCGCTCGAGGGATTCGATATCGCCGAGGCGGCTGACAATGCCGAGGTGATCGAGCGCATGATTCGCAAGGTCCGGGCTGGGATGATGCCACCTCCCGGAGTCCGGGCTCCTGAGGGCGACACACTCATGAAGTTCGTCCAGCAGCTCGAGGACGTAATGGACGCGGAAGCGCGCCGGAATCCGAACTCGGGCTCGCGGACTTTCCAGAGGTTGAATCGCCCGGAATTCGAGCAGGCCATCAGTGATCTTCTCAATATAGAGGTGAACGCTGGTGACTGGCTCCCGTTGGATCAGATGAGTGCCAATTTCGACAACATTGCCGATGTGCAGGCGTTGTCGCCCCTGCTCCTAGAGGCCTACCTCAACGCGGCTGCCGACATCAGCCGCATGGCTGTAGGAGATCGGGACGCGCCGTCCATCAACGTCAACTACAAGATTTCCCAGTATCGGTCTCAGCATCCCTGGGATCATGTGGAGGGCGCGCCGTACGGGACCCGCGGAGGCGTGGTCATCGAGCACGTTTTTCCTGCCGACGGGATGTACTCCTTGGGAATGACGTTCTCATCGGGAGGTAACACCCGATTCGAGGACATTGATATCTCCATCGATGGAGATCGCGTTGCGCTCATGGCTTTCCATAGAGGGGTTGTGGCGGCCGATAATCGCGGTGGTGGTGCGATGTGGACGGAGCCGATCTTTATCCGGGCCGGGCAGCAGAGTATCTCAGCGGCGTTCATTCGTAGGTCCGATGGTCCTTATGAAGACCTGATCAGGCCGCACGACTGGTCCATGGCTGGTGGTGGATCGGGTGGGGCAGGCGTAACCACGCTCCCCCATCTTCAGGATCTGATGGTGGGTGGGCCCAGCGACGTTATGGGACTTTCCGACACGTCCTCGCGGTCAAAAATCTTCATCTGTCGACCTACTGCCCCGAGTGAGGAAGAGGCATGCGCTCGTGACATTGTGGAGAATCTGGCCACGCGCGCATACCGCCGGACGGCCACGAGTGGAGAGCTCGATGGTCTTATGACGTTCTACGAGAGTGGCCTCTCGAGGGGTGGATTTGAACGCGGCGTACGGGAGGCTCTGGAAGCCGTGCTCGCGTCGCCATTGTTTGTTCTCCGACTGGAGCGACAGCCAGGCAACGTCGATCCCGGCGAAACCTATGAACTCGGTGACATCGAACTCGCGTCGCGCCTCTCCTTCTTCCTCTGGGGGACTCCACCGGACGACGAACTCCTTCGCATCGCACGTGAGGGAGACCTGACGAAGGACAAGGAGCTCAAGGCACAAACCCGGAGAATGCTTGCCGATCCGAAATCGGAGGCACTGGGAACCCGTTTCGCCTCCCAGTGGCTAAGGCTCCAGGACCTGTACAAGGTTCGCCCGGATCCGAATTTTTTCCCGAATTTTGACGAGACGCTCGCCGACGCGATGCGAGATGAGAGTCTGATCTTCTTTAACCACCTAGTTCGGGAAGATCGCGATGCTCTCGAGTTGTTCACTGCGAACTACACCTTCGTGAATGAGCGCCTGGCGAATCACTACGGCATGGAAGGGGTCGCGGGGCGGCAGTTTCGGCAGGTCGAGTATACGGACGGAGTACGCGCGGGACTGCTTGGGCACGGTAGTGTTCTTGTCCTGACTTCGCTGGCGAATCGGACATCCCCAGTTCTCCGAGGCAAATGGGTCATGGAAGTGCTCATGGGCACGCCGCCACCGCCGCCGCCACCGGGAGTGCCAGATCTCGAGGACACCGAGGGTACGGTCGAGGGCCAGCGTCTGACCACTCGGGAGCGCATGGAGATGCACCGATCGAATCCCACGTGTAATGCCTGCCACCGATTCATGGACCCGATCGGCCTCGCTTTAGACAACTTCGATGTGACCGGGCAGTGGAGGCTTCGCGAGAACGGGATGGCGCTCGACACGCGTGGAGAGTTCTACGACGGGACTGCGATCACCACACCGAAAGAGGTCGCAAACGCGCTTCTCTCCCGTCCGGTGCCCCTCATGCGGTCACTAACCGAGAATCTGATGGCCTACGGGCTTGCGCGTCGGGTGCAATACTTCGATCAGCCGACGATCCGAACGATCGTGGCAGATGCCGAAAAAAACGGACAGTACAAGATGCAGTCGCTCATTCTGGGTGTCGTCACGAGTGATGCCTTCCGAATGAAACAGGCGGCCGAAGCGGTTGTGACCGAAGCAGGGCACTAG